A single region of the Gorilla gorilla gorilla isolate KB3781 chromosome 1, NHGRI_mGorGor1-v2.1_pri, whole genome shotgun sequence genome encodes:
- the SELENBP1 gene encoding methanethiol oxidase isoform X2, whose product MATKCGNCGPGYSTPLEAMKGPREEIVYLPCIYRNTGTEAPDYLATVDVDPKSPQYCQVIHRLPMPNLKDELHHSGWNTCSSCFGDSTKSRTKLVLPSLISSRIYVVDVGSEPRAPKLHKVIEPKDIHAKCELAFLHTSHCLASGEVMISSLGDVKGNGKGGFVLLDGETFEVKGTWERPGGAAPLGYDFWYQPRHNVMISTEWAAPNVLRDGFNPADVEAGLYGSHLYVWDWQRHEIVQTLSLKDGLIPLEIRFLHNPDAAQGFVGCALSSTIQRFYKNEGGTWSVEKVIQVPPKKVKGWLLPEMPGLITDILLSLDDRFLYFSNWLHGDLRQYDISDPQRPRLTGQLFLGGSIVKGGPVQVLEDQELKSQPEPLVVKGKRVAGGPQMIQLSLDGKRLYITTSLYSAWDKQFYPDLIREGSVMLQVDVDTVKGGLNLNPNFLVDFGKEPLGPALAHELRYPGGDCSSDIWI is encoded by the exons ATGG CTACGAAATGTGGGAATTGTGGACCCGGCTACTCCACCCCTCTGGAGGCCATGAAAG GACCCAGGGAAGAGATCGTCTACCTGCCCTGCATTTACCGAAACACAGGCACTGAGGCCCCAGATTATCTGGCCACTGTGGATGTTGACCCCAAGTCTCCCCAGTATTGCCAG GTCATCCACCGGCTGCCCATGCCCAACCTGAAGGACGAGCTGCATCACTCAGGATGGAACACCTGCAGCAGCTGCTTCGGTGATAGCACCAAGTCGCGCACCAAGCTGGTGCTGCCCAGTCTCATCTCCTCTCGCATCTATGTGGTGGACGTGGGCTCTGAGCCCCGGGCCCCAAAGCTGCACAAG GTCATTGAGCCCAAGGACATCCATGCCAAGTGCGAACTGGCCTTTCTCCACACCAGCCACTGCCTGGCCAGCGGGGAAGTGATGATCAGCTCCCTGGGAGACGTCAAGGGCAATGGCAAAG GGGGTTTTGTGCTGCTGGATGGGGAGACGTTCGAGGTGAAGGGGACGTGGGAGAGACCTGGGGGTGCTGCACCGTTGGGCTATGACTTCTGGTACCAGCCTCGACACAATGTCATGATCAGCACTGAGTGGGCAGCTCCCAATGTCTTACGAGATGGCTTCAACCCCGCTGATGTGGAGGCTG gacTGTACGGGAGCCACTTATATGTATGGGACTGGCAGCGCCATGAGATTgtgcagaccctgtctctaaaagatgGGCTTATTCCCTTGGAGATCCGCTTCCTGCACAACCCAGACGCTGCCCAAGGCTTTGTGGGCTGCGCACTCAGCTCCACCATCCAGCGCTTCTACAAGAACGAG GGAGGTACATGGTCAGTGGAGAAGGTGATCCAGGTGCCCCCCAAGAAAGTGAAGGGCTGGCTGCTGCCCGAAATGCCAG GCCTGATCACTGACATCCTGCTGTCCCTGGACGACCGCTTCCTCTACTTCAGCAACTGGCTGCATGGGGACCTGAGGCAGTATGACATCTCTGACCCACAGAGGCCCCGCCTCACAGGACAG CTCTTCCTCGGAGGCAGCATTGTTAAGGGAGGCCCTGTGCAAGTGCTGGAGGACCAGGAACTAAAGTCCCAGCCAGAGCCCCTAGTGGTCAAG GGAAAACGGGTGGCTGGAGGCCCTCAGATGATCCAGCTCAGCCTGGATGGGAAGCGCCTCTACATCACCACATCGCTGTACAGTGCCTGGGACAAGCAGTTTTACCCTGATCTCATCAG GGAAGGCTCTGTGATGCTGCAGGTTGATGTAGACACAGTAAAAGGAGGGCTGAATTTGAACCCCAACTTCCTGGTGGACTTCGGGAAGGAGCCCCTTGGCCCAGCCCTTGCCCATGAGCTCCGCTACCCTGGGGGCGATTGTAGCTCTGACATCTGGATTTGA
- the SELENBP1 gene encoding methanethiol oxidase isoform X1, with translation MRLEWGPRPAALPWPAGMCAAGRVEGAFTLQSVAQPMRPIASTATKCGNCGPGYSTPLEAMKGPREEIVYLPCIYRNTGTEAPDYLATVDVDPKSPQYCQVIHRLPMPNLKDELHHSGWNTCSSCFGDSTKSRTKLVLPSLISSRIYVVDVGSEPRAPKLHKVIEPKDIHAKCELAFLHTSHCLASGEVMISSLGDVKGNGKGGFVLLDGETFEVKGTWERPGGAAPLGYDFWYQPRHNVMISTEWAAPNVLRDGFNPADVEAGLYGSHLYVWDWQRHEIVQTLSLKDGLIPLEIRFLHNPDAAQGFVGCALSSTIQRFYKNEGGTWSVEKVIQVPPKKVKGWLLPEMPGLITDILLSLDDRFLYFSNWLHGDLRQYDISDPQRPRLTGQLFLGGSIVKGGPVQVLEDQELKSQPEPLVVKGKRVAGGPQMIQLSLDGKRLYITTSLYSAWDKQFYPDLIREGSVMLQVDVDTVKGGLNLNPNFLVDFGKEPLGPALAHELRYPGGDCSSDIWI, from the exons ATGAGGCTGGAGTGGGGACCTAGGCCAGCCGCACTGCCGTGGCCCGCTGGGATGTGTGCTGCAGGACGTGTGGAGGGAGCCTTCACCCTCCAGAGCGTGGCCCAGCCAATGCGCCCCATTGCTTCCACAGCTACGAAATGTGGGAATTGTGGACCCGGCTACTCCACCCCTCTGGAGGCCATGAAAG GACCCAGGGAAGAGATCGTCTACCTGCCCTGCATTTACCGAAACACAGGCACTGAGGCCCCAGATTATCTGGCCACTGTGGATGTTGACCCCAAGTCTCCCCAGTATTGCCAG GTCATCCACCGGCTGCCCATGCCCAACCTGAAGGACGAGCTGCATCACTCAGGATGGAACACCTGCAGCAGCTGCTTCGGTGATAGCACCAAGTCGCGCACCAAGCTGGTGCTGCCCAGTCTCATCTCCTCTCGCATCTATGTGGTGGACGTGGGCTCTGAGCCCCGGGCCCCAAAGCTGCACAAG GTCATTGAGCCCAAGGACATCCATGCCAAGTGCGAACTGGCCTTTCTCCACACCAGCCACTGCCTGGCCAGCGGGGAAGTGATGATCAGCTCCCTGGGAGACGTCAAGGGCAATGGCAAAG GGGGTTTTGTGCTGCTGGATGGGGAGACGTTCGAGGTGAAGGGGACGTGGGAGAGACCTGGGGGTGCTGCACCGTTGGGCTATGACTTCTGGTACCAGCCTCGACACAATGTCATGATCAGCACTGAGTGGGCAGCTCCCAATGTCTTACGAGATGGCTTCAACCCCGCTGATGTGGAGGCTG gacTGTACGGGAGCCACTTATATGTATGGGACTGGCAGCGCCATGAGATTgtgcagaccctgtctctaaaagatgGGCTTATTCCCTTGGAGATCCGCTTCCTGCACAACCCAGACGCTGCCCAAGGCTTTGTGGGCTGCGCACTCAGCTCCACCATCCAGCGCTTCTACAAGAACGAG GGAGGTACATGGTCAGTGGAGAAGGTGATCCAGGTGCCCCCCAAGAAAGTGAAGGGCTGGCTGCTGCCCGAAATGCCAG GCCTGATCACTGACATCCTGCTGTCCCTGGACGACCGCTTCCTCTACTTCAGCAACTGGCTGCATGGGGACCTGAGGCAGTATGACATCTCTGACCCACAGAGGCCCCGCCTCACAGGACAG CTCTTCCTCGGAGGCAGCATTGTTAAGGGAGGCCCTGTGCAAGTGCTGGAGGACCAGGAACTAAAGTCCCAGCCAGAGCCCCTAGTGGTCAAG GGAAAACGGGTGGCTGGAGGCCCTCAGATGATCCAGCTCAGCCTGGATGGGAAGCGCCTCTACATCACCACATCGCTGTACAGTGCCTGGGACAAGCAGTTTTACCCTGATCTCATCAG GGAAGGCTCTGTGATGCTGCAGGTTGATGTAGACACAGTAAAAGGAGGGCTGAATTTGAACCCCAACTTCCTGGTGGACTTCGGGAAGGAGCCCCTTGGCCCAGCCCTTGCCCATGAGCTCCGCTACCCTGGGGGCGATTGTAGCTCTGACATCTGGATTTGA